The proteins below are encoded in one region of Vibrio sp. ED004:
- the gpsA gene encoding NAD(P)H-dependent glycerol-3-phosphate dehydrogenase — MTDTTRPTNTANAYGKDSAYGKEIAMTVIGAGSYGTSLAISLARNGANVVLWGHDPIHMARLDSERANNEFLPNIDFPESLIIESDLEKAVTASRDLLVVVPSHVFGIVLNSLKPHLSDSSRICWATKGLEPETGRLLKDVARDVLGDSYSLAVLSGPTFAKELAMGMPTAISVASPDESFLEELQEKIHCGKTFRVYANSDFIGMQLGGAVKNVIAIGAGMSDGIGFGANARTALITRGLAEMSRLGAALGAQPETFMGMAGLGDLVLTCTDNQSRNRRFGLALGSGKDVDTAQEEIGQVVEGYRNTKEVWLLSERMGVEMPIVEQIYQVLYQGKDAHLAAQDLLARDKKSER; from the coding sequence ATGACAGACACAACTCGCCCGACTAACACAGCAAACGCTTACGGTAAAGACAGCGCGTACGGCAAAGAGATCGCCATGACAGTCATTGGCGCTGGTTCTTACGGAACCTCTTTAGCCATATCTCTAGCGCGTAACGGTGCAAACGTTGTTCTTTGGGGACACGATCCTATCCACATGGCACGTCTTGACTCAGAGCGCGCAAATAATGAGTTTCTTCCTAATATCGACTTTCCAGAAAGCCTGATCATTGAATCAGACCTTGAGAAGGCAGTAACTGCCAGTCGTGACCTCCTAGTTGTAGTTCCTAGCCACGTGTTTGGCATCGTCTTAAATAGTCTAAAGCCTCATTTATCTGATAGCTCTCGTATCTGCTGGGCTACAAAAGGATTGGAACCAGAGACTGGCCGACTACTTAAAGATGTCGCACGCGATGTGCTTGGTGACAGTTACTCTCTAGCGGTTCTATCTGGCCCTACTTTCGCCAAAGAACTAGCGATGGGTATGCCGACCGCTATTTCAGTAGCTTCACCGGATGAGAGCTTCTTAGAAGAGCTGCAAGAAAAAATTCACTGTGGCAAAACGTTCCGCGTATACGCAAACTCAGATTTCATTGGTATGCAGCTTGGTGGTGCCGTTAAAAACGTTATCGCGATTGGTGCTGGCATGTCGGATGGTATTGGCTTTGGTGCTAATGCACGTACAGCGTTAATTACCCGTGGTTTAGCAGAGATGAGCCGACTGGGTGCAGCTCTTGGTGCACAACCAGAAACTTTCATGGGTATGGCTGGATTAGGCGATTTAGTACTGACATGTACCGATAATCAATCGCGCAACCGTCGCTTTGGTTTAGCGCTAGGTTCAGGTAAAGACGTCGACACGGCGCAAGAAGAAATCGGCCAAGTGGTCGAAGGTTATCGCAACACCAAAGAAGTTTGGTTACTATCAGAACGCATGGGCGTTGAGATGCCAATTGTTGAACAAATTTACCAAGTGCTGTATCAAGGGAAAGATGCTCACTTAGCGGCGCAAGATTTACTTGCTCGAGACAAAAAGTCAGAGCGCTAA
- a CDS encoding rhodanese-like domain-containing protein yields the protein MQELVPFVQENMILAIVWIGLVVAIIANVIKTSNAVYKEITAAQTTHMINRENGVVVDIRTKDEFKKGHITDALHILPSDIKSNNLGSLESRKADPIIVVCKTGQTAQESANLLVKAGFENVSVLKSGLVAWSEANLPLVKGKK from the coding sequence ATGCAAGAGTTAGTGCCATTTGTTCAAGAGAATATGATTTTAGCCATCGTATGGATCGGCTTAGTTGTTGCCATCATTGCGAACGTAATCAAAACATCAAACGCAGTCTACAAAGAGATCACTGCAGCGCAAACCACACACATGATTAACCGTGAAAATGGCGTTGTGGTTGATATTCGTACTAAGGATGAGTTCAAAAAGGGCCATATTACTGACGCACTTCACATTTTACCGTCAGACATCAAATCAAATAACTTAGGTAGCCTTGAAAGCCGCAAAGCTGACCCAATCATCGTAGTATGCAAGACAGGTCAAACCGCTCAAGAAAGCGCTAATTTGTTAGTTAAAGCAGGCTTCGAAAACGTAAGCGTGCTGAAAAGTGGCCTAGTGGCTTGGAGCGAAGCTAACCTACCTTTGGTAAAAGGCAAAAAGTAA
- the secB gene encoding protein-export chaperone SecB, which translates to MAEAAQQDAQQNFAIQRIFLKDVSFEAPNSPDMFQKEWNPDVKLDLDTQSRELGQGVYEVILRLTVTVKNADDTAFLCEVQQGGIFSASEMEAGQLAHCLGAFCPNILFPYARETISSLVVKGTFPQLNLAPVNFDALFMNYLQNQAQQAEGEQA; encoded by the coding sequence ATGGCTGAAGCAGCACAACAAGACGCACAACAGAACTTCGCAATCCAACGTATTTTCCTAAAAGACGTATCTTTCGAAGCGCCAAACTCTCCAGACATGTTTCAAAAAGAGTGGAATCCAGATGTAAAACTGGACCTAGATACTCAAAGTCGTGAACTTGGCCAGGGTGTTTACGAAGTAATCCTACGCCTAACAGTTACGGTGAAGAACGCAGATGATACAGCATTCCTTTGTGAAGTTCAGCAAGGTGGTATCTTCTCTGCAAGCGAAATGGAAGCAGGTCAATTAGCACATTGCCTAGGTGCATTCTGCCCGAACATCCTATTCCCATACGCTCGTGAAACAATCTCTAGCCTAGTGGTTAAAGGTACGTTCCCACAACTGAACCTAGCACCTGTCAACTTCGATGCTTTGTTCATGAACTACCTACAGAACCAAGCTCAACAAGCTGAAGGCGAGCAGGCTTAA
- the cysE gene encoding serine O-acetyltransferase, producing the protein MKHCEQQKVWQCIVKEARQQSEQEPMLASFYHATIINHESLGAALSYILANKLKTASMPAMAVREVVEQAFKQDQSIIDAAACDICATVTRDPAVEMYSMPLLYLKGYHALQGYRVANWLWKQGRIALATYLQNQISVACQVDIHPAARIGKAIMLDHATGIVIGETAVVENDVSILQDVTLGGTGKEGGDRHPKIREGVMIGAGAKILGNIEVGEGAKIGSCSVVLQAVPPHTTVAGVPAKIVGKPKTDKPSLDMDQGFNGRSQNFIHGDGI; encoded by the coding sequence ATGAAACACTGTGAACAACAAAAAGTTTGGCAATGCATTGTGAAGGAAGCTCGACAGCAGTCAGAGCAAGAGCCTATGCTTGCGAGTTTTTACCATGCCACGATCATCAACCACGAAAGCTTGGGCGCCGCGCTCAGTTATATTCTGGCAAACAAGTTAAAGACTGCCTCAATGCCTGCAATGGCAGTGCGTGAAGTGGTAGAACAAGCATTTAAGCAAGACCAATCGATTATTGATGCTGCAGCTTGTGATATTTGTGCAACAGTGACTCGAGATCCGGCGGTAGAGATGTATTCAATGCCTCTACTTTATCTTAAAGGCTACCATGCTCTGCAAGGTTACCGAGTCGCTAACTGGCTATGGAAGCAAGGCCGTATCGCACTTGCCACTTATCTGCAAAACCAAATTTCAGTCGCTTGCCAAGTAGATATCCACCCGGCCGCACGTATCGGCAAAGCAATCATGCTAGACCACGCAACAGGCATTGTTATTGGTGAGACGGCAGTAGTCGAAAATGACGTATCGATTCTTCAGGACGTGACCCTTGGTGGTACCGGTAAAGAAGGCGGTGATCGCCACCCTAAAATCCGTGAAGGCGTAATGATTGGTGCAGGCGCGAAAATCCTTGGCAATATTGAAGTGGGTGAAGGCGCTAAGATTGGCTCTTGCTCTGTAGTTCTACAGGCTGTACCACCTCATACTACCGTGGCGGGCGTGCCAGCAAAGATTGTCGGTAAACCAAAGACTGACAAGCCATCTTTAGACATGGATCAGGGGTTCAATGGCCGCTCTCAAAACTTCATCCATGGTGATGGGATTTAA